The following proteins come from a genomic window of Actinacidiphila yeochonensis CN732:
- a CDS encoding putative leader peptide has product MVLHDVSISAPGTLLVARLHVDLCRRTSAACPRG; this is encoded by the coding sequence ATGGTTCTCCACGACGTGAGCATCTCGGCGCCGGGCACTCTGCTCGTGGCGCGGCTGCACGTCGACCTGTGCCGCCGCACCAGTGCGGCCTGTCCGCGCGGCTGA
- a CDS encoding MoaD/ThiS family protein, whose product MAIEVRIPTILRTYTDGQKAVEGSGSTLDELFSDLDTRHAGLRERVVDGAELRRFVNVYLNDEDVRFLDGIATKVADGDSVTILPAVAGGSGTAAGTGTGTAGTGTAARSAGGR is encoded by the coding sequence ATGGCCATCGAGGTCCGTATCCCGACCATCCTCCGCACCTACACCGACGGGCAGAAGGCGGTGGAGGGCAGCGGGAGCACCCTCGACGAGCTCTTCTCCGACCTCGACACCCGCCACGCCGGCCTCCGCGAGCGCGTGGTCGACGGCGCCGAGCTGCGCCGCTTCGTGAACGTCTACCTCAACGACGAGGACGTCCGCTTCCTCGACGGCATCGCCACGAAGGTCGCCGACGGCGACAGCGTCACCATCCTGCCCGCGGTGGCCGGCGGCTCCGGTACCGCCGCGGGCACGGGTACGGGCACGGCGGGTACGGGCACGGCGGCGCGGTCGGCCGGCGGCCGCTGA
- a CDS encoding Mov34/MPN/PAD-1 family protein — protein sequence MLTITQELHDAIVAHARADHPDEACGIVAGPEGSGRPERFVPMLNAARSPTFYEFDSTDLLRLYRDMDDRDEEPVVVYHSHTATEAYPSRTDISYANEPGAHYVLVSTAEEFQFRSFRIVDGVVTEEPVTIVRSYV from the coding sequence ATGCTGACCATCACCCAGGAGCTCCACGACGCGATCGTGGCCCACGCGCGGGCCGACCACCCCGACGAGGCCTGCGGGATCGTCGCGGGCCCCGAGGGCAGCGGCCGTCCCGAGCGCTTCGTGCCCATGCTCAACGCGGCCCGCTCGCCCACCTTCTACGAGTTCGACTCCACCGACCTGCTCCGGCTCTACCGCGACATGGACGACCGGGACGAGGAGCCGGTGGTGGTCTACCACTCGCACACCGCGACCGAGGCGTACCCCTCGCGCACCGACATCTCCTACGCCAACGAGCCCGGCGCGCACTACGTGCTGGTGTCCACCGCCGAGGAGTTCCAGTTCCGCTCGTTCCGCATCGTGGACGGTGTGGTGACCGAGGAACCCGTCACCATCGTGCGGTCCTACGTCTGA
- a CDS encoding PLP-dependent cysteine synthase family protein, translating into MRYDSPLAAVGNTPLVRLPRLSPSDEVSVWAKLEDRNPTGSIKDRPALYMVERAEAEGVLTPGCTILEPTSGNTGISLAMAARLKGYRMVCVMPENTSSERRELLAMWGAEIISSPAAGGSNTAVRVAKELAAEHPDWVMLYQYGNAANPGAHYATTGPEILADLPTITHFVAGLGTTGTLMGVGRYLREKVPGVAVVAAEPRYDDVVYGLRNLDEGFVPELYDESVLTTRFSVGSADAVRRTRELLQLEGLFAGVSTGAALHAALGVAARAHRAGERADVVFVVADGGWKYLSTGIYTAAGTEEAIEALHGQLWA; encoded by the coding sequence ATGCGCTACGACAGCCCGCTGGCGGCGGTCGGCAACACGCCGCTCGTGCGGCTGCCGCGCCTGTCGCCCTCGGACGAGGTGAGCGTGTGGGCGAAGCTGGAGGACCGCAACCCCACCGGCTCGATCAAGGACCGCCCGGCGCTGTACATGGTGGAGCGGGCCGAGGCGGAGGGTGTGCTCACGCCGGGCTGCACCATCCTGGAGCCGACCTCCGGCAACACCGGCATCTCGCTGGCCATGGCGGCCCGGCTCAAGGGCTACCGGATGGTCTGCGTGATGCCGGAGAACACCTCGTCCGAGCGGCGGGAGCTGCTGGCCATGTGGGGCGCGGAGATCATCTCCTCGCCCGCGGCCGGCGGCTCCAACACCGCCGTGCGGGTGGCCAAGGAGCTGGCGGCCGAGCACCCGGACTGGGTGATGCTCTACCAGTACGGCAACGCCGCCAACCCCGGCGCGCACTACGCCACCACCGGCCCGGAGATCCTCGCCGACCTGCCCACGATCACCCACTTCGTGGCGGGCCTGGGCACCACCGGCACCCTGATGGGCGTCGGCCGCTACCTGCGCGAGAAGGTGCCGGGCGTGGCGGTCGTGGCGGCCGAGCCGCGCTACGACGACGTGGTCTACGGCCTGCGCAACCTCGACGAGGGCTTCGTGCCCGAGCTGTACGACGAGTCGGTGCTCACCACCCGGTTCTCCGTCGGCTCCGCCGACGCCGTCCGCCGCACCCGCGAACTCCTGCAACTGGAGGGGCTGTTCGCGGGGGTGTCGACCGGCGCCGCGCTGCACGCGGCGCTCGGCGTGGCGGCCCGCGCGCACCGCGCGGGGGAGCGGGCCGACGTCGTCTTCGTGGTGGCCGACGGCGGGTGGAAGTACCTGTCCACCGGCATCTACACCGCCGCCGGCACCGAGGAGGCGATCGAGGCGCTCCACGGCCAGCTCTGGGCGTGA